The Roseiconus lacunae genome has a segment encoding these proteins:
- the sufU gene encoding Fe-S cluster assembly sulfur transfer protein SufU yields MANEQDIYEEHVLDHYEDPYHRGVLENATHEDEGKNPLCGDVIQVTLRLDDEGRVAEAWFDGEGCVISQASASMLIEKIEGKTPEEIRDFSANEMLELFGPKLTPNRQKCCLLSWRVLQSALHSPIEDDDEDDSDGPSFGGPSLGEES; encoded by the coding sequence ATGGCTAACGAGCAGGATATTTACGAAGAACACGTCCTAGATCACTACGAAGACCCTTATCACCGTGGCGTCTTAGAAAATGCCACACACGAGGACGAGGGGAAGAATCCGCTGTGCGGGGACGTCATCCAAGTCACACTTCGACTCGATGACGAAGGTCGCGTCGCCGAAGCGTGGTTCGACGGCGAAGGCTGTGTCATCAGCCAGGCTTCGGCGTCGATGCTAATCGAAAAAATCGAAGGCAAAACGCCGGAGGAAATTCGCGACTTTTCGGCCAACGAAATGTTGGAATTGTTCGGTCCGAAGCTCACTCCTAACCGTCAAAAATGCTGCTTGCTTTCATGGCGAGTCCTGCAGTCGGCGCTGCACTCGCCGATCGAGGATGACGACGAAGATGATTCCGATGGTCCCAGTTTTGGTGGGCCGAGTTTGGGTGAGGAGAGTTAA
- a CDS encoding VanZ family protein, which produces MRPVTGIKILGMRLGVVLLVSYWIVLFTGTHLPSTRVIAPQMNDKSKHFGGYFVLALLLCYVSHTNPKRTYPNASRFGSIAAVLFLYGCLDEWSQQFARGRHPDVWDLFADACGITSAILFYIVVKRLQRSISTPSTSSSGS; this is translated from the coding sequence ATGCGTCCTGTCACCGGAATCAAGATACTCGGAATGCGGCTTGGCGTCGTCCTGCTGGTGTCATACTGGATTGTACTCTTTACCGGGACGCATTTACCATCGACCCGTGTGATCGCGCCGCAAATGAATGATAAGTCAAAGCACTTTGGCGGCTACTTCGTGCTGGCTCTGTTGCTGTGCTATGTCTCACACACCAATCCAAAGCGGACATATCCAAACGCTTCTCGCTTCGGGAGCATCGCCGCCGTTTTATTCCTTTACGGGTGCTTGGATGAATGGAGCCAACAATTCGCTCGTGGACGCCACCCGGATGTTTGGGACCTCTTCGCAGACGCGTGCGGGATTACCTCTGCGATTCTTTTTTACATCGTCGTGAAACGACTCCAGAGATCGATCAGCACGCCCTCGACGTCAAGTTCCGGATCTTGA
- the tadA gene encoding tRNA adenosine(34) deaminase TadA — translation MHSPNQHDIDEHFMGRALELAMQAAVADEVPVGAIIIRDHQIIAAAGNERVALKDPTAHAEMIAITQAAAAVGDWRLERCTLYVTLEPCPMCAGAILQSRIPRVVFGASDPKGGAVESLFKLLSDVRLNHQAEIEAGILGARCGQILTDFFASKRAMGKK, via the coding sequence ATGCATAGTCCGAACCAGCACGACATTGACGAGCATTTCATGGGACGCGCGCTCGAGCTTGCGATGCAAGCCGCCGTCGCGGACGAGGTCCCTGTCGGCGCAATCATCATACGCGATCATCAAATCATTGCCGCTGCCGGTAACGAACGCGTGGCGCTCAAGGATCCCACGGCCCACGCCGAAATGATCGCGATCACTCAAGCCGCAGCCGCAGTCGGTGATTGGCGGCTGGAACGCTGTACGTTGTACGTCACCTTAGAGCCGTGCCCGATGTGTGCGGGGGCGATTCTGCAAAGTCGCATCCCACGTGTCGTTTTCGGTGCCAGTGATCCCAAGGGAGGTGCGGTTGAAAGCCTATTCAAACTCTTGAGTGACGTCCGGCTAAACCATCAGGCCGAAATCGAGGCGGGGATTCTAGGCGCACGCTGCGGGCAAATCCTCACCGACTTCTTTGCCAGCAAACGAGCGATGGGGAAAAAATAG
- a CDS encoding family 16 glycoside hydrolase — protein sequence MTDSQTKLSNALTATAMVATLFISAFVVEGKPARGQEVSANSSAASEESKPSSKETATAKDNQRWISLNDHWEPCEFGGDGEITMKDGLIKMEFGQPLTGVRWSGPFEGEEKKASAETKKKQPPVLPRDNYEVRWECRRDRGVDFVCAYTFPVGKEVASLVMGGWGGGVTGISSIDGHDASDNETTMFKAYDDERWYKARVRVEKAQITVWIDEVKMFDVPRKDRKFDIRFEMDPCTPMGIANFECDSQFRNLAIRRLNPAELAKEESDQ from the coding sequence TTGACCGACAGCCAAACAAAACTCTCTAATGCGTTGACTGCCACCGCGATGGTTGCAACCTTGTTTATCAGTGCGTTCGTCGTCGAGGGCAAGCCCGCACGCGGACAGGAAGTGAGTGCTAACTCTTCCGCGGCGTCTGAAGAGTCAAAGCCTAGTTCAAAAGAAACTGCAACAGCGAAAGACAACCAACGCTGGATTTCATTGAACGATCATTGGGAGCCATGCGAATTCGGTGGTGATGGCGAAATTACCATGAAGGATGGCTTGATCAAGATGGAGTTTGGTCAACCGTTAACCGGAGTGCGCTGGTCCGGGCCGTTCGAGGGCGAAGAGAAAAAAGCATCGGCTGAGACGAAAAAAAAACAGCCGCCAGTGCTTCCCCGCGACAATTATGAGGTGCGTTGGGAATGTCGGCGTGATCGGGGAGTCGACTTTGTTTGCGCGTATACGTTCCCGGTTGGAAAAGAGGTCGCCAGTTTGGTCATGGGGGGCTGGGGGGGCGGTGTCACGGGCATCAGTAGCATCGATGGGCATGACGCAAGTGACAATGAAACAACCATGTTCAAAGCGTATGACGACGAGCGTTGGTACAAGGCACGTGTGCGTGTCGAAAAGGCTCAGATCACTGTTTGGATCGACGAAGTAAAAATGTTTGACGTGCCACGCAAAGATCGAAAGTTTGACATCCGTTTCGAAATGGATCCCTGCACGCCAATGGGAATTGCCAATTTCGAATGCGATTCCCAGTTTCGGAATCTTGCGATCCGACGTTTGAACCCCGCTGAACTGGCCAAAGAAGAGTCTGACCAATAG
- a CDS encoding LptF/LptG family permease: MTQIDRYILNLYLRTFIVSFLSLSGIFIVFHAFTNMTDLAELAEKRALSLAYVMAEFYGPYLLLLFDWTGAIIALMSVLFVVGWLRRTGELTSTLAAGVSHGRLFRAMVVASGLIILVQFASRELLLPSMRDVLSMKNRDITGDNPQPVLPSYDNISGILLQGESIKPRSRVMINPRFSIDGDYEGFGDALIAKTAQWLPANALHDEGYLMQQVQIPKHIETLDSAGVGERAVLMTSKQHDWIGSDECFVVTPVNAEILQTDQSSTRLCSTMHLAKRLRNPAVHNSISISVLLHERLIRVPLDFALVLLGLPLVVNRRDRKLFVTIAAAMGLVVFFFSLKTIGSALGGAGILFSPAIAAWLPLLVLGPFAFMRYREVQTL; encoded by the coding sequence GTGACGCAAATAGATCGATATATCCTGAACTTGTACTTACGCACGTTTATCGTGTCGTTCTTGTCGCTTTCGGGCATCTTCATCGTCTTTCACGCGTTCACGAACATGACGGACTTGGCCGAACTGGCCGAGAAACGGGCCCTCTCGCTGGCCTACGTCATGGCCGAGTTCTACGGGCCTTATTTGCTGCTATTATTCGACTGGACCGGCGCCATCATTGCGTTGATGTCTGTGCTCTTCGTCGTCGGCTGGCTACGCCGCACCGGCGAACTAACGTCAACGCTTGCTGCCGGCGTTTCACATGGCCGACTGTTCCGCGCGATGGTCGTCGCGTCCGGGTTGATCATCCTGGTCCAATTTGCCAGTCGCGAGCTGTTGTTGCCTTCGATGCGTGATGTTTTATCGATGAAAAACCGTGACATCACCGGTGACAATCCGCAGCCCGTTTTGCCCAGCTACGACAACATCAGCGGAATACTGCTCCAAGGCGAATCGATCAAACCGCGGAGTCGCGTGATGATCAATCCGCGATTTAGTATCGACGGCGATTACGAAGGCTTCGGTGATGCGTTGATCGCAAAAACGGCACAGTGGCTTCCGGCAAACGCGTTGCACGATGAAGGCTATTTGATGCAGCAAGTCCAAATCCCCAAGCACATCGAGACGCTCGATTCGGCAGGGGTGGGTGAACGGGCGGTCTTGATGACCTCGAAGCAACACGATTGGATCGGTTCGGATGAGTGCTTTGTGGTCACTCCGGTGAATGCAGAAATTTTGCAAACCGATCAGTCTTCGACTCGGCTGTGCAGCACGATGCACTTGGCCAAGCGACTGCGAAATCCCGCGGTGCACAATTCGATCTCAATTTCGGTGCTGCTACACGAGCGACTCATTCGTGTGCCATTGGACTTTGCCTTGGTCCTTCTAGGGCTGCCTCTGGTCGTCAACCGACGTGACAGAAAGCTATTCGTGACGATCGCCGCGGCGATGGGATTGGTCGTGTTTTTCTTTTCACTGAAAACAATCGGGAGCGCCCTCGGTGGCGCAGGGATCTTGTTTTCTCCCGCGATCGCGGCTTGGCTACCACTTTTAGTCCTTGGACCATTCGCGTTCATGCGTTACCGCGAAGTCCAGACACTGTAG
- a CDS encoding NHL repeat-containing protein, translating to MSPSINRRRFLATTAAITAPAIITSKRTQAQDVIGSGDYQFQFQHGWPQLPDQFRWQTTHNVTVAPDNRLFVIHEGKSDLKDHPSIFVFDEDGRFIKAFGQQFQGGGHGLDIRVESGTPYLYVSGYQHLKTICKLTLDGEVVWQRFAPMESGKYAEGEASNPEGVWGRDRFMPTNFAFLDDGDFLVADGYGAYVVHRYDADGQWKGFFGGAGKGDGTFNLPHGIWIDKRNEAAPTIVVADRAHHTLQLFDMEQNYLRTIDGFGLPANIDTHGDLMLVPELVARVSLLDQDYKTVVTLGDDRDRVSADKKRTIRSTPDKWQPGKFVHPHDACFDNNGDLFVAEWVATGRITKLTRV from the coding sequence ATGTCCCCCTCCATCAATCGTCGACGCTTTTTGGCTACAACAGCAGCGATCACGGCCCCCGCAATTATCACTTCCAAACGCACGCAAGCGCAAGATGTGATCGGCTCAGGTGACTATCAGTTCCAATTTCAACACGGTTGGCCACAGCTCCCCGACCAATTTCGCTGGCAGACGACACACAACGTGACCGTCGCCCCCGACAACCGTCTGTTCGTAATCCACGAGGGCAAGTCGGACTTGAAGGATCATCCTTCGATCTTTGTGTTCGATGAAGACGGACGCTTTATCAAAGCTTTCGGTCAGCAATTCCAAGGTGGCGGACACGGCCTGGACATCCGCGTCGAATCGGGGACGCCCTACCTCTATGTCTCCGGCTACCAGCATCTAAAGACGATTTGCAAATTAACGTTGGACGGGGAAGTGGTTTGGCAACGTTTTGCCCCGATGGAGTCGGGCAAGTATGCCGAAGGCGAAGCGTCGAACCCCGAAGGCGTCTGGGGACGGGATCGATTCATGCCGACGAACTTTGCGTTTCTCGACGACGGAGACTTTCTGGTCGCAGATGGTTACGGTGCGTATGTGGTTCATCGCTATGATGCCGACGGGCAATGGAAAGGCTTCTTCGGTGGTGCCGGAAAGGGCGACGGGACATTCAATCTTCCCCATGGCATATGGATCGACAAGAGGAACGAAGCCGCTCCCACGATCGTTGTCGCCGACCGCGCGCATCACACCCTGCAGCTCTTTGACATGGAACAGAACTACTTGCGCACAATCGATGGCTTTGGATTGCCGGCCAACATTGATACCCACGGCGACTTAATGTTGGTGCCAGAGTTGGTCGCCCGCGTTTCGCTGCTCGATCAAGACTACAAGACGGTCGTCACTCTCGGCGACGATCGTGACCGAGTTTCGGCGGACAAGAAACGAACGATTCGGTCGACCCCAGACAAATGGCAACCTGGAAAATTTGTTCATCCGCATGACGCATGCTTCGATAACAATGGCGACCTGTTTGTCGCGGAGTGGGTTGCGACCGGGCGAATCACGAAGCTGACCCGTGTTTAA
- a CDS encoding prefoldin domain-containing protein translates to MELKSFDSKGWRRWFAGRNEVLMFSLALIYLICVAILVVIWVDMPSLKKRAVEVLGESNLDEPSLFRYAITLEVFVLWTMGIVWCVVIAESIVHWMTRPWNNEMRKQHLQGLLFCICPALRMGARSPEMHGRIWLPGLGWRQGGRRLQRQLERQFSVPMMIVALLIMPILVIEFFLKDQVAAYGWLRLVLHFGTGVIWFAFAAEFILMVSIAEKKIQYCKDHWIDLAIILIPLISFLRSLSLARTIRLTEVVRFQQLSNALRAYRLRGTAIKAFRVLVLFDIFDRILRPSCERRIEKMELELQELEKQSRLLRQRIAKLKIEAAEDQPDAESAVETSAQ, encoded by the coding sequence GTGGAATTGAAATCGTTCGATTCGAAAGGCTGGCGACGTTGGTTCGCCGGGCGTAACGAAGTCTTGATGTTCAGCCTTGCGCTGATTTACTTGATTTGCGTTGCCATTTTGGTGGTCATTTGGGTCGACATGCCCAGTTTGAAAAAACGTGCGGTCGAGGTCCTGGGTGAATCCAATTTGGACGAACCGTCTTTGTTTCGTTACGCGATCACTTTAGAAGTGTTTGTCCTTTGGACGATGGGCATCGTCTGGTGCGTCGTGATCGCCGAGTCGATCGTGCACTGGATGACGCGACCTTGGAACAATGAAATGCGGAAGCAACATTTGCAAGGATTGTTGTTCTGCATCTGTCCGGCATTACGAATGGGGGCTCGAAGCCCAGAAATGCATGGGCGAATCTGGTTGCCCGGGTTAGGGTGGCGCCAAGGTGGCCGTCGTTTGCAGCGGCAGCTCGAACGGCAGTTTAGCGTCCCGATGATGATCGTCGCGCTGCTGATCATGCCGATCTTGGTGATCGAGTTTTTCTTGAAAGATCAGGTCGCCGCGTATGGATGGTTACGGCTGGTGTTGCATTTTGGGACCGGCGTGATCTGGTTTGCGTTTGCCGCCGAGTTCATTCTGATGGTTTCGATCGCCGAGAAAAAAATCCAATACTGCAAAGATCATTGGATTGACCTGGCGATCATCTTGATCCCGTTGATTTCATTTCTGCGTTCACTCAGTCTCGCGCGAACGATCCGGCTGACCGAAGTCGTTCGCTTTCAACAACTCTCCAATGCGTTGCGGGCGTATCGATTGCGTGGGACCGCGATTAAAGCATTTCGTGTTTTGGTGCTCTTTGACATCTTCGATCGGATTTTGCGACCAAGCTGTGAACGCCGGATCGAAAAGATGGAGCTTGAGCTTCAGGAACTCGAAAAGCAATCCCGGCTTTTGCGTCAACGAATTGCCAAGTTGAAAATAGAGGCAGCGGAGGATCAGCCGGACGCCGAATCAGCCGTCGAGACTTCGGCGCAGTGA
- a CDS encoding TIGR04283 family arsenosugar biosynthesis glycosyltransferase: MAPQDFSVVIATLNEAENVSRSIESAFRCNAGEVIVVDGGSGDSTVAIAKRSGAKVITSERGRGMQLRRGAERARGRMLLFLHADNWLDRECLTTACRLYDIQPDRDGFWGGFRQRIEADGMAYRMLEVGNAMRIRLRGIPFGDQAIFVQRSLYDIVGGVQPLPLMEDVVLAQCLRRHRWPTLVDATVHVDPRRWQRCGVIRQTVRNWGIQTAHCLGISEGRLSQWYR; encoded by the coding sequence ATGGCGCCACAGGACTTTAGCGTTGTCATCGCGACCCTGAATGAAGCGGAAAATGTATCGCGGTCGATCGAGTCCGCGTTTCGCTGCAATGCCGGCGAAGTCATCGTGGTTGATGGCGGAAGCGGTGATTCGACCGTCGCGATCGCAAAACGTTCCGGTGCGAAGGTAATCACATCGGAGCGTGGCCGTGGCATGCAGCTTCGCCGTGGCGCCGAACGGGCGCGAGGCCGCATGCTGTTGTTCTTGCATGCCGACAATTGGCTCGATCGCGAGTGCCTGACTACTGCGTGCCGTCTTTACGACATCCAACCGGATCGCGACGGTTTTTGGGGCGGGTTTCGGCAGCGAATCGAGGCGGACGGAATGGCTTACCGCATGCTGGAAGTTGGCAACGCGATGCGAATTCGATTGCGTGGAATACCCTTCGGTGACCAGGCGATATTTGTCCAGCGATCGTTATACGACATCGTCGGCGGTGTTCAGCCACTTCCTCTGATGGAAGACGTCGTTTTGGCACAATGTCTTCGCCGTCACCGCTGGCCAACTTTGGTCGACGCGACAGTGCATGTCGACCCGCGCCGCTGGCAGCGTTGTGGAGTGATCCGACAAACGGTCCGCAACTGGGGGATTCAGACGGCCCATTGTCTCGGCATCTCCGAGGGCAGATTGTCGCAATGGTACCGTTGA
- a CDS encoding SufS family cysteine desulfurase, with amino-acid sequence MSFDPIEIRKDFPVLARAAASGEPLAFLDNAASSQRPSQVIDAMSQCYRNYYANVHRGIHTLSEESTAAYEAARESTRRFLSASSTREIIFTAGTTAAINLVAHSWGSEFIGQDDVILLTIAEHHANIVPWHQLAERVGCRIEFVPLEDDFTISDDVLRDKFQTLSPKLFSFVSSSNVLGTNFPVERWTKIAKEFDATVLVDAAQSAPHQAIDVTRWNADFVVFSGHKACGPSGIGVLYGRESLLNAMPPFLGGGGMIDRVTTEGFTSTHLPEKFEAGTPPIVEAIGLGVALDYLSDIGLDRIAEHEHKLCEAADGALRQIDGVEVIGPTPDKKSGIVSFSIDGVHAHDVAQWLDTRGIAVRAGHHCAMPLHESLGKTATTRASFYLYNTADEAERFVTAVQEVQSKFAKRGRRRRRREVPS; translated from the coding sequence ATGTCATTTGACCCGATTGAAATTCGAAAGGATTTCCCCGTTCTCGCTCGCGCGGCCGCCTCCGGGGAGCCGCTGGCGTTCCTTGATAACGCCGCTAGCTCCCAACGACCATCGCAAGTCATCGACGCGATGTCGCAGTGTTATCGCAACTACTACGCTAACGTTCATCGGGGAATTCATACGCTGAGCGAAGAATCGACGGCAGCGTACGAAGCAGCCCGAGAATCAACACGACGTTTTCTCTCGGCGTCATCGACTCGCGAGATCATCTTCACTGCGGGAACGACCGCCGCAATCAACCTGGTCGCCCACTCTTGGGGTTCAGAATTTATCGGTCAAGACGACGTGATCTTGCTGACGATTGCCGAGCATCACGCCAACATCGTTCCTTGGCATCAGCTTGCCGAACGCGTCGGCTGCCGGATCGAATTCGTTCCACTCGAAGACGACTTCACGATTAGCGACGACGTCCTTCGTGATAAATTTCAAACGCTGAGCCCCAAACTGTTCTCGTTCGTTTCGAGCAGCAACGTTTTGGGCACGAACTTTCCCGTCGAGCGATGGACAAAGATCGCGAAAGAATTTGACGCGACGGTTTTGGTCGACGCTGCCCAATCGGCCCCGCATCAAGCCATTGACGTGACTCGGTGGAATGCCGATTTCGTTGTCTTCAGCGGGCACAAGGCGTGTGGCCCATCTGGGATCGGTGTACTTTACGGACGCGAATCACTGCTCAATGCCATGCCTCCGTTCCTCGGCGGTGGTGGCATGATTGATCGGGTCACAACCGAAGGATTCACATCGACGCATCTGCCCGAAAAATTCGAGGCCGGCACGCCGCCGATCGTCGAGGCGATCGGGCTCGGGGTCGCGCTCGACTACCTTTCTGACATCGGACTGGACCGGATCGCCGAACACGAACACAAACTCTGTGAAGCTGCCGATGGTGCCCTACGGCAAATCGATGGCGTCGAAGTGATCGGGCCAACACCTGACAAAAAATCTGGCATCGTCAGTTTTTCGATCGACGGTGTTCACGCACACGATGTCGCACAGTGGCTCGATACACGAGGCATTGCAGTGCGGGCAGGACACCATTGCGCGATGCCACTGCACGAATCACTGGGGAAAACCGCAACCACGCGAGCAAGTTTCTATCTCTATAACACCGCCGACGAAGCCGAACGGTTTGTCACCGCGGTTCAAGAAGTGCAATCAAAATTTGCGAAACGTGGGCGAAGACGACGCCGACGCGAAGTCCCGTCGTAG
- a CDS encoding peroxiredoxin family protein has protein sequence MSQKKLMTLIVAAVIAASSTSASAQQAEPGEAVESSLLLDVGEFVVPEGDLDEVIEYVEELSELQAELDRQYNAAQSKINGALRDASEKVLASDEEISDRHFMLAAKMVLPERIRGVRDASKEEQKKLLELTKRQLRLILEEGEARPNIANAMGLATYLERGGDPEVALEANQAFADMIRESGNTQLRPYQSRFESTAKRLALLGKEIEIEGALVDGEEFDWSQYRGKVVLVDFWATWCGPCIAEAPNVRKNYDLYHEKGFDVVGISLDSDRERLEAYVEKESVPWVNLFKEGAGWKHPMAVKYGINAIPSVWLVDKEGKVVSLSARGDELGRQLEQLLGPVEEDEAGADEQEGDEEA, from the coding sequence ATGAGCCAGAAAAAACTAATGACTTTGATCGTCGCAGCGGTCATCGCAGCGTCGTCGACTTCTGCATCGGCGCAGCAAGCCGAGCCGGGCGAAGCGGTGGAATCATCGTTGCTATTAGACGTCGGCGAATTCGTCGTACCCGAAGGCGATCTTGATGAGGTCATCGAGTACGTCGAGGAACTCAGCGAACTGCAAGCTGAACTCGATCGCCAGTACAACGCAGCTCAGTCAAAAATCAACGGTGCACTCCGCGACGCGTCTGAGAAAGTCCTGGCCAGCGATGAGGAAATTTCGGACCGGCACTTCATGCTTGCGGCCAAAATGGTACTGCCAGAACGGATTCGTGGCGTTCGCGACGCGAGCAAAGAAGAGCAAAAAAAATTGCTGGAGCTAACCAAACGTCAACTACGTTTGATTCTTGAAGAAGGCGAGGCACGCCCGAATATAGCGAACGCAATGGGCTTGGCGACTTATTTGGAACGGGGCGGTGACCCGGAGGTCGCATTGGAAGCAAACCAGGCGTTTGCCGACATGATTCGTGAGTCCGGAAACACACAGCTTCGCCCCTACCAAAGTCGATTTGAATCAACCGCGAAACGCCTCGCGCTATTGGGAAAGGAAATTGAAATCGAAGGCGCGTTAGTCGATGGAGAGGAATTCGACTGGTCACAATACCGCGGGAAAGTCGTCCTCGTTGATTTCTGGGCAACCTGGTGTGGTCCTTGTATCGCCGAGGCGCCGAACGTTCGAAAAAATTATGACCTCTATCACGAAAAAGGTTTCGATGTCGTTGGGATCAGCCTAGATTCCGATCGCGAACGACTTGAAGCGTATGTGGAAAAGGAATCGGTTCCATGGGTGAACCTGTTCAAGGAAGGCGCCGGCTGGAAACACCCAATGGCAGTCAAGTATGGGATCAACGCGATCCCGTCAGTCTGGTTGGTGGACAAAGAAGGAAAGGTCGTTTCCCTGAGCGCCCGCGGCGATGAACTCGGACGTCAGCTGGAGCAACTTCTCGGACCGGTTGAAGAAGATGAAGCCGGCGCCGATGAGCAAGAGGGCGACGAGGAGGCCTAA
- a CDS encoding sulfatase family protein, whose amino-acid sequence MSRKSLRGWFSCSGWFVAAIAVLWCSASVEAAELPATPKRDGVKPRNVVFILTDDHRYDAMGFMGHPFLETPHLDSLASSGVHLKNAFVTTSLCSPSRASILTGLYTHKHRVIDNNRLVPDGTLFFPQYLQRAGYDTAFIGKWHMGGAHDDPRPGFDHWISFRGQGNYLPPGPKYTLNVNGKRVKQKGYITDELTDYAIDWLGQRSDDKPFFLYLSHKAVHANFTPAERHQGRYADADLSFLPRGKEIKAENDAPRWVRDQRNSWHGIDFSYHSDKGLDYLYRRYCESVLAVDDSVGRVVDQLKKMGIHDETLIVYMGDNGFMWGEHGLIDKRVSYEESIRVPMMMQCPELYEGGKVVEQVIGNIDIGPTILHAAGLQTPSYMDGESFLELPNHPEMNWRDYFLYVYYWEKNFPQSPTQFALRGDRFKYITYYGLWDVDELYDLTTDPGETKNLINDPDYVSVAKEMEDKLYAMLGEAGGMDIPMNQPSGRSQNKRWDDRGGNDAADFPKSIVVDEPLNREAK is encoded by the coding sequence ATGTCGCGTAAATCCCTTCGAGGTTGGTTCTCCTGTTCCGGTTGGTTTGTAGCTGCAATTGCTGTGTTATGGTGTTCGGCTTCGGTCGAAGCCGCCGAATTGCCAGCGACGCCGAAGCGAGACGGCGTCAAACCGCGAAATGTTGTCTTCATATTGACCGACGACCATCGATATGACGCGATGGGGTTCATGGGGCATCCTTTTTTGGAGACACCTCACCTAGATTCATTGGCGTCGTCGGGGGTTCACCTGAAGAATGCGTTCGTGACCACCAGTTTGTGTTCGCCCAGCCGAGCGTCAATCCTGACGGGGCTCTACACCCACAAGCATCGAGTGATCGACAACAACCGACTGGTCCCCGACGGAACCTTGTTTTTTCCGCAGTATTTGCAGCGTGCAGGGTACGACACTGCGTTTATCGGTAAATGGCACATGGGTGGGGCCCACGATGACCCTCGCCCCGGATTCGATCACTGGATCAGTTTTCGCGGCCAGGGAAACTATCTACCACCGGGACCGAAGTACACGTTGAATGTCAACGGTAAACGTGTCAAACAAAAAGGCTACATCACCGATGAACTGACCGACTACGCGATCGACTGGTTGGGACAGCGTTCCGACGACAAGCCATTCTTCTTGTATCTCTCACACAAAGCGGTCCACGCAAACTTCACCCCGGCCGAGCGTCACCAGGGGCGCTACGCCGACGCCGACTTGAGCTTCCTGCCGCGTGGGAAAGAAATCAAAGCCGAAAACGACGCGCCACGATGGGTCCGGGATCAACGGAACAGTTGGCACGGAATCGATTTTTCCTATCACAGTGATAAAGGGCTCGACTACCTGTATCGACGCTATTGCGAATCGGTACTCGCGGTCGATGACAGCGTCGGACGTGTGGTCGATCAGTTGAAGAAAATGGGAATCCACGACGAGACACTGATTGTCTACATGGGCGACAACGGTTTCATGTGGGGCGAACACGGGCTGATCGACAAACGTGTTTCTTACGAAGAGTCGATTCGGGTCCCAATGATGATGCAATGTCCGGAGCTTTATGAAGGCGGCAAAGTTGTCGAACAAGTGATCGGAAACATCGACATCGGACCAACGATCTTGCACGCCGCAGGCCTGCAAACCCCGAGTTACATGGACGGCGAAAGTTTCTTGGAACTTCCTAACCACCCCGAGATGAATTGGCGTGACTACTTTTTGTATGTCTACTACTGGGAAAAGAACTTTCCTCAGTCGCCAACACAGTTCGCCCTTCGCGGTGATCGCTTCAAGTACATCACCTACTATGGACTTTGGGACGTTGACGAGCTTTACGATTTAACGACTGACCCTGGCGAAACAAAAAACCTTATCAACGATCCAGACTATGTTTCGGTCGCCAAAGAGATGGAAGACAAACTCTACGCGATGTTGGGCGAGGCCGGCGGGATGGATATTCCGATGAATCAACCTAGTGGGCGTAGTCAAAATAAACGGTGGGACGATCGCGGCGGGAATGACGCCGCTGACTTTCCGAAGTCAATCGTGGTCGATGAACCGCTCAACCGCGAAGCGAAATAG